One genomic segment of Candidatus Paceibacterota bacterium includes these proteins:
- a CDS encoding amidohydrolase family protein yields the protein MKRSLWGAETVLPQRLADLPIIDSHVHFWDPAGLDYGWLRNLAIGGPRLPGDYWEATNGVRVERLVFVEAACRRDQCREEAAWVEKLAAMEPRIGGIVAFAPMDDEKALARTLEDFSHRRLVKGIRHLIQSERDVEFCLRRPFVAGVKMLAQAKLTFDVGARAEQLPAVVKLVEQCPQVSFVLNHLGNPNIKQGAFERWSQDIQKLAALPNISCKVSGAATSLDWSTGTIEQLRPYVNQVLAQFGFKRVLFGSDWPVCTLACSFRRWLEAVGEITNGCTKAERVRLFSKNARKIYGLR from the coding sequence TTGAAGCGTTCGTTGTGGGGCGCGGAGACAGTGTTGCCTCAGCGACTGGCCGACCTGCCTATCATTGACTCTCATGTGCATTTCTGGGATCCGGCGGGGTTGGACTATGGTTGGCTGCGGAACCTGGCGATTGGCGGTCCGAGACTCCCGGGGGATTACTGGGAGGCAACAAACGGTGTTCGGGTTGAGCGGTTGGTGTTCGTTGAGGCCGCATGCCGGCGAGATCAATGCAGGGAGGAGGCAGCCTGGGTGGAGAAACTGGCAGCAATGGAACCACGGATCGGGGGTATCGTTGCCTTTGCGCCGATGGACGACGAAAAGGCCCTCGCGCGGACCTTGGAGGACTTCTCCCATCGCCGGCTGGTCAAGGGCATCCGGCACCTGATTCAATCCGAGCGAGACGTGGAGTTCTGCCTGCGCCGGCCATTTGTCGCGGGCGTGAAGATGCTGGCGCAAGCGAAGCTGACGTTTGATGTGGGGGCTCGCGCGGAACAGCTTCCCGCCGTGGTCAAGCTCGTCGAACAATGCCCGCAGGTGTCCTTTGTGCTCAATCATCTTGGCAATCCAAATATCAAGCAGGGGGCCTTCGAGCGATGGAGCCAGGACATCCAGAAACTGGCCGCGTTGCCGAACATCTCGTGCAAGGTCTCAGGGGCGGCGACCAGCCTGGATTGGAGCACAGGTACGATCGAGCAGCTTAGACCTTACGTCAATCAGGTGTTGGCGCAGTTTGGGTTCAAGCGCGTGCTGTTCGGGAGCGATTGGCCGGTGTGCACCCTGGCTTGCAGCTTCCGCCGTTGGTTGGAGGCGGTGGGCGAAATCACCAATGGCTGCACCAAGGCTGAGCGAGTGCGGCTCTTCTCCAAGAACGCGCGGAAGATCTATGGCTTACGGTGA